Genomic DNA from Cyanobacteriota bacterium:
CTGCCACCGTGCGACGACCACCGCGCCGAGTGCGGGCATTGGTGCGTGTTCGTTGCCCTCGCACAGGTAGCCCCATGCGGTGTCGCCGACCGCGATAACAGCCAATGTCCATCAATCGCTTGATGTTCATTGCCTCCAATCGTCGCAGATCACCCTCGACTTCGTAGTTGCTTTCCACCTCTTCA
This window encodes:
- the rpsM gene encoding 30S ribosomal protein S13; the encoded protein is EEVESNYEVEGDLRRLEAMNIKRLMDIGCYRGRRHRMGLPVRGQRTRTNARTRRGGRRTVAGKKKAPSKK